From one Solanum stenotomum isolate F172 chromosome 12, ASM1918654v1, whole genome shotgun sequence genomic stretch:
- the LOC125848642 gene encoding berberine bridge enzyme-like 22 translates to MVYSIVLLVFFLLTITPISYENLQDFATCMSFHTTSISSSVVHSQQSSSYTYLLQESQQNPRWLNSTSLLKPSFIVTPKTQNEIQGVILCAKKHGLQVRVMSGGHDYEGLSFLCKNPFIILDLIEYRSINIDIENETAWIQSGATIGEVYYNIAKKSNILGFPAGLCPSVGVGGHFSGGGIGTMMRKYGLAADNIIDASFVDANGRILNRKTMGEDVFWAIRGGGGASFGVISAWKVKLVRVPSLVTVFTIHKRLDQEGVKLVHNWQYIARKLPEGLFIRVLIQQIDGVDSQGNVKQAEVLFNSLFLGLKTDLISVMNTNFPELALKTEDCTEMSWIKSVLYLTGYQKGEPLEVLLDRKTQYKSNFKAKSDFVVEPMPESVFQGISERFLHQKLVFMIMDPLGGKMDEIDEYEIPFPHRKGNIYNIQYIVKWDSNEGSNEHLYWIQNLYKYMEPYVSNSPRAAYISYRDLDLGINQQGNYSSYRQAIMTWGSKYFKGNFQRLAKAKHQIDPNNFFTNEQSIPPLCC, encoded by the coding sequence ATGGTTTATTCTATAGTACTACtagttttctttcttcttacaATTACACCAATTAGCTATGAAAATCTTCAAGATTTTGCTACATGCATGTCTTTTCACACTACTTCAATCTCTTCAAGTGTTGTTCATTCCCAACAATCATCTTCATATACATATCttcttcaagaatctcaacAAAATCCAAGATGGTTAAATTCAACATCACTACTTAAGCCATCATTCATAGTGACACCAAAGACACAAAATGAGATCCAAGGGGTAATTCTTTGTGCCAAGAAACATGGTTTACAAGTTAGAGTGATGAGTGGAGGTCATGATTATGAAGGACTATCTTTTCTTTGCAAAAACCCTTTCATTATCCTTGATTTAATCGAGTATCGATCGATTAACATTGACATAGAAAATGAAACTGCTTGGATTCAAAGTGGTGCAACTATTGGTGAAGTTTACTATAACATAGCCAAGAAAAGTAACATTCTTGGATTTCCAGCTGGCTTATGTCCAAGTGTTGGTGTTGGTGGACACTTTAGTGGAGGTGGCATTGGCACCATGATGAGAAAATATGGCCTGGCTGCTGATAATATCATTGATGCTAGTTTTGTTGATGCAAATGGTAGAATTCTAAACAGAAAAACAATGGGAGAAGATGTATTTTGGGCAATTAGAGGAGGTGGAGGAGCTAGTTTTGGAGTAATATCAGCCTGGAAAGTGAAACTAGTTCGCGTTCCATCTCTCGTCACAGTTTTCACAATTCACAAGAGGTTAGATCAAGAAGGTGTCAAGCTTGTACATAATTGGCAATACATAGCTAGAAAACTACCCGAGGGTCTCTTCATTCGAGTACTCATTCAACAAATCGATGGAGTTGATAGCCAGGGGAATGTGAAGCAAGCTGAAGTCTTGTTCAATTCACTCTTCTTAGGACTTAAAACTGACCTGATTTCTGTTATGAACACGAATTTCCCTGAATTAGCCTTGAAGACGGAAGATTGCACGGAGATGAGCTGGATAAAATCCGTCCTCTACTTAACCGGTTACCAAAAAGGCGAACCACTAGAAGTCCTGTTGGATAGAAAAACACAATATAAAAGCAACTTCAAGGCAAAATCAGATTTCGTCGTTGAGCCAATGCCTGAAAGTGTTTTCCAGGGGATTTCAGAGAGGTTTTTGCACCAAAAACTAGTTTTCATGATAATGGATCCATTAGGAGGTAAAATGGATGAAATTGACGAATATGAAATACCGTTTCCTCATAGAAAAGGGAACATTTACAACATACAATACATAGTGAAATGGGATTCAAATGAGGGATCCAATGAACATTTGTATTGGATCCAAAATCTTTACAAGTACATGGAGCCATATGTGTCGAATTCACCAAGAGCGGCTTATATCAGCTATAGAGATCTTGATTTGGGAATCAATCAACAAGGTAATTACTCAAGTTATCGACAAGCTATCATGACTTGGGGTAGCAAGTATTTTAAAGGTAACTTTCAAAGATTGGCAAAAGCAAAACATCAAATTGATCCAAACAACTTTTTCACAAATGAACAAAGTATTCCTCCTCTTTGTTGTTAG